From the Anabas testudineus chromosome 23, fAnaTes1.2, whole genome shotgun sequence genome, one window contains:
- the eps8a gene encoding epidermal growth factor receptor kinase substrate 8a isoform X1 encodes MNGYETPVLASGIFGSYSSHVNGHGSHSPEPPKNKAKSSAKALYGHFNLSLDKWNQSFKQRKHYTKTSINSLTDTSQYQVEHLTTFVLDRKDGMITVDDGIRRLRLLDAKGKVWTQEMLLQVEEKSVSLIDQETKNELENFPIGTIQHCQAVTNACSYDSILALVCKESGQTKPDLHLFQCDDIKATLVHADIDSAMTDAKGGKVKKRPETLKMILKSDGVIPPPPAAPAPEPPASSAQVDVKSRAAAWSAWTSEQQDPDEKQRQTTEEDGPVEMTAARVDRDVQILNHILDDIEFFVTKLQKAAEAFTELSKRKKIKKGKKRGPGEGVLTLRSRPPGEDEFIDCLQKFKHAFNQLGKLKDHIQNPSAVDLVHFLFSPLRMVIQASGSVDLARSVVVPLLTREAIDFLHSSGTAEERHLWVTLGDGWTKCRLEWPKDHYFAPCVLKFRDGWEPPALPVVTASREQELTQLAESLTNAEVQRQDELQLRLAQEQSAVQMFPPADGYAFTNTTYKRMQILDQDTAMAAFKQAVSRHVDRGFDGDCRGPAKLFAKSKYDFVARNNTELSVLKDEVVEVLDDRKQWWKVRNGAGASGYVPNNILEVTKAVDITGRGEPIYSHTIQKQTTKTDYIPSKPVVTPMPPAPTPPPPAPNRLPTPPLPPPAAEAGSSTISRQNSSTSSDNGSIAIRDQNHQRPAAGTRRKSNMEEVQDELMHRLTLGRSAQKKLPAPPRSNSNLPSISITYDSSPEDVRTWLEAKGFSPVTITSLGVLTGAQLFSLNKEELKTVCPDDGARVYSQVTVQKAALEKSSGSELEEIMRRRQEKLAASTCDSGVESFDEGSTH; translated from the exons ATGAACGGATACGAGACTCCAGTTCTGGCCTCTGGGATCTTCGGCTCCTACAGCTCACACGTCAA CGGCCATGGCTCTCACTCTCCTGAGCCTCCTAAAAACAAAGCCAAGTCCAGTGCCAAAGCTCTGTACG GTCACTTTAATCTTTCCTTGGACAAATGGAACCAAAGTTTCa AACAAAGGAAACATTACACCAAAACCAGCATCAACAGCCTGACGGACACGTCGCAGTACCAGGTGGAG CATCTGACCACATTTGTGTTGGACCGTAAAGACGGGATGATCACCGTGGACGATGGGATCAGACGTCTTCGTCTGCTGGACGCTAAAGGGAAAGTCTGGACTCAGgagatgctgctgcaggtggaggAGAAAAGTGTCAGCCTCATCGACCAGGAGACGAAG AACGAGTTGGAGAACTTCCCCATCGGGACCATCCAGCACTGTCAGGCTGTGACCAACGCCTGCAGCTACGACTCCATCCTGGCTCTGGTGTGTAAAGAGTCGGGTCAGACTAAGCCAGACCTCCACCTGTTCCAGTGTGATGACATCAAG GCCACTCTGGTCCACGCAGACATAGACAGTGCCATGACCGACGCCAAAGGAGGCAAAGTGAAGAAGCGACCAGAGACTCTGAA GATGATCCTGAAGAGTGACGGGGTCATCCCCCCTCCCCCAGCAGCTCCCGCCCCTGAACCCCCGGCGTCGTCCGCTCAGGTGGACGTAAAGAGCCGAGCGGCGGCCTGGTCGGCCTGGACCAGTGAGCAGCAAGACC cagatgagaagcagagacagacgacagaagAGGACGGGCCGGTGGAGATGACGGCAGCCAGAGTGGACCGAGACGTG caaaTCCTGAACCACATCCTGGATGACATCGAGTTCTTCGTCACCAAACTTCAAAAGGCTGCCGAGGCTTTTACCGAGCTCTCCAAGAGGAAGAAGATCAAGAAAGGCAAAAAGAGAGGTCCAGGAG AGGGGGTCCTGACTCTTCGCTCCAGACCTCCGGGGGAGGACGAGTTCATCGACTGTCTGCAGAAGTTCAAACACGCCTTCAACCAGCTG GGGAAACTGAAGGACCACATCCAGAACCCCAGCGCTGTGGACCTGGTTCACTTCCTGTTCAGCCCCCTCAGGATG GTGATCCAGGCGTCGGGCAGCGTGGATCTGGCTCGCAGCGTCGTGGTTCCCCTGCTGACCAGAGAGGCCATCGACTTCCTCCACTCCTCAGGAACAGCTGAGGAGAGACACCTGTGGGTCACTCTGGGAGACGGGTGGACAAAGTGCAG GTTGGAGTGGCCCAAGGACCATTACTTTGCTCCCTGCGTGCTGAAGTTTCGTGACGGCTGGGAGCCTCCTGCGTTACCAGTGGTGACTGCGAGTCGGGAACAGGAGCTGACCCAGCTGGCCGAGAGCCTTACCAACGCTGAGGTCCAGAGACAAGACGAGCTGCAGCTCAGACTGGCCCAGGAG cagtcgGCGGTGCAGATGTTCCCTCCTGCAGATGGGTACGCCTTCACCAACACCACCTACAAACGCATGCAGATCCTGGATCAGGACACGGCCATGGCTGCATTTAAACAGGCTGTCAGCCGCCATGTCGACCG AGGTTTCGATGGAGACTGCAGAGGTCCGGCTAAACTTTTCGCCAAATCTAAATATGACTTTGTGGCAAGAAACAACACGGAGCTGTCTGTCCTCAAAGACGAGGTGGTCGAG GTTCTTGATGACAGGAAGCAGTGGTGGAAAGTCCGCAATGGTGCCGGGGCGTCCGGCTACGTGCCCAACAACATCCTGGAGGTCACCAAAGCAGTGGACATCACGGGCCGAGGAGAGCCCATCTACAGCCACACCATCCAG AAGCAGACTACGAAGACGGACTACATCCCCAGTAAACCTGTAGTAACGCCGATGCCGCCGGCCCCCACGCCGCCTCCTCCGGCCCCCAACAGGCTCCCCACGCCACCGCTGCCTCCCCCGGCTGCAGAAGCCGGCAGCAGCACGATCAGCCGCCAGAACAGCAGCACGTCCAGCGACAACGGCAGCATCGCCATCAGGGACCAGAACCACCAGAGACCTGCAGCCGGAACCC GCAGGAAATCGAACATGGAGGAGGTTCAGGACGAGCTGATGCACAGACTGACTTTGGGCCGCAGCGCTCAGAAGAAGCTCCCGGCTCCACCCCGCAGCAACAGCAACCTGCCGTCCATCAGCATCACCTATGACTCCTCACCTGAGGACGTCAGAACCTGGTTGGAGGCCAAAGGCTTCAGCCCAGT cacCATCACCAGCCTCGGCGTGCTGACCGGGGCTCAGCTCTTTTCTCTCAACAAAGAGGAGCTGAAGACGGTTTGTCCTGACGACGGAGCTCGAGTCTACAGTCAGGTCACGGTGCAGAAGGCTGCGCTCGAG AAGAGTTCAGGCTCTGAGCTCGAGGAGATCATGAGGAGGCGGCAGGAGAAACTGGCAGCCAGCACCTGTGATTCAGGGGTGGAGTCTTTTGATGAAGGCAGCACCCACTGA
- the eps8a gene encoding epidermal growth factor receptor kinase substrate 8a isoform X3: MNGYETPVLASGIFGSYSSHVNGHGSHSPEPPKNKAKSSAKALYGHFNLSLDKWNQSFKQRKHYTKTSINSLTDTSQYQVEHLTTFVLDRKDGMITVDDGIRRLRLLDAKGKVWTQEMLLQVEEKSVSLIDQETKNELENFPIGTIQHCQAVTNACSYDSILALVCKESGQTKPDLHLFQCDDIKATLVHADIDSAMTDAKGGKVKKRPETLKMILKSDGVIPPPPAAPAPEPPASSAQVDVKSRAAAWSAWTSEQQDPDEKQRQTTEEDGPVEMTAARVDRDVQILNHILDDIEFFVTKLQKAAEAFTELSKRKKIKKGKKRGPGEGVLTLRSRPPGEDEFIDCLQKFKHAFNQLGKLKDHIQNPSAVDLVHFLFSPLRMVIQASGSVDLARSVVVPLLTREAIDFLHSSGTAEERHLWVTLGDGWTKCRLEWPKDHYFAPCVLKFRDGWEPPALPVVTASREQELTQLAESLTNAEVQRQDELQLRLAQESAVQMFPPADGYAFTNTTYKRMQILDQDTAMAAFKQAVSRHVDRGFDGDCRGPAKLFAKSKYDFVARNNTELSVLKDEVVEVLDDRKQWWKVRNGAGASGYVPNNILEVTKAVDITGRGEPIYSHTIQKQTTKTDYIPSKPVVTPMPPAPTPPPPAPNRLPTPPLPPPAAEAGSSTISRQNSSTSSDNGSIAIRDQNHQRPAAGTRRKSNMEEVQDELMHRLTLGRSAQKKLPAPPRSNSNLPSISITYDSSPEDVRTWLEAKGFSPVTITSLGVLTGAQLFSLNKEELKTVCPDDGARVYSQVTVQKAALEKSSGSELEEIMRRRQEKLAASTCDSGVESFDEGSTH; the protein is encoded by the exons ATGAACGGATACGAGACTCCAGTTCTGGCCTCTGGGATCTTCGGCTCCTACAGCTCACACGTCAA CGGCCATGGCTCTCACTCTCCTGAGCCTCCTAAAAACAAAGCCAAGTCCAGTGCCAAAGCTCTGTACG GTCACTTTAATCTTTCCTTGGACAAATGGAACCAAAGTTTCa AACAAAGGAAACATTACACCAAAACCAGCATCAACAGCCTGACGGACACGTCGCAGTACCAGGTGGAG CATCTGACCACATTTGTGTTGGACCGTAAAGACGGGATGATCACCGTGGACGATGGGATCAGACGTCTTCGTCTGCTGGACGCTAAAGGGAAAGTCTGGACTCAGgagatgctgctgcaggtggaggAGAAAAGTGTCAGCCTCATCGACCAGGAGACGAAG AACGAGTTGGAGAACTTCCCCATCGGGACCATCCAGCACTGTCAGGCTGTGACCAACGCCTGCAGCTACGACTCCATCCTGGCTCTGGTGTGTAAAGAGTCGGGTCAGACTAAGCCAGACCTCCACCTGTTCCAGTGTGATGACATCAAG GCCACTCTGGTCCACGCAGACATAGACAGTGCCATGACCGACGCCAAAGGAGGCAAAGTGAAGAAGCGACCAGAGACTCTGAA GATGATCCTGAAGAGTGACGGGGTCATCCCCCCTCCCCCAGCAGCTCCCGCCCCTGAACCCCCGGCGTCGTCCGCTCAGGTGGACGTAAAGAGCCGAGCGGCGGCCTGGTCGGCCTGGACCAGTGAGCAGCAAGACC cagatgagaagcagagacagacgacagaagAGGACGGGCCGGTGGAGATGACGGCAGCCAGAGTGGACCGAGACGTG caaaTCCTGAACCACATCCTGGATGACATCGAGTTCTTCGTCACCAAACTTCAAAAGGCTGCCGAGGCTTTTACCGAGCTCTCCAAGAGGAAGAAGATCAAGAAAGGCAAAAAGAGAGGTCCAGGAG AGGGGGTCCTGACTCTTCGCTCCAGACCTCCGGGGGAGGACGAGTTCATCGACTGTCTGCAGAAGTTCAAACACGCCTTCAACCAGCTG GGGAAACTGAAGGACCACATCCAGAACCCCAGCGCTGTGGACCTGGTTCACTTCCTGTTCAGCCCCCTCAGGATG GTGATCCAGGCGTCGGGCAGCGTGGATCTGGCTCGCAGCGTCGTGGTTCCCCTGCTGACCAGAGAGGCCATCGACTTCCTCCACTCCTCAGGAACAGCTGAGGAGAGACACCTGTGGGTCACTCTGGGAGACGGGTGGACAAAGTGCAG GTTGGAGTGGCCCAAGGACCATTACTTTGCTCCCTGCGTGCTGAAGTTTCGTGACGGCTGGGAGCCTCCTGCGTTACCAGTGGTGACTGCGAGTCGGGAACAGGAGCTGACCCAGCTGGCCGAGAGCCTTACCAACGCTGAGGTCCAGAGACAAGACGAGCTGCAGCTCAGACTGGCCCAGGAG tcgGCGGTGCAGATGTTCCCTCCTGCAGATGGGTACGCCTTCACCAACACCACCTACAAACGCATGCAGATCCTGGATCAGGACACGGCCATGGCTGCATTTAAACAGGCTGTCAGCCGCCATGTCGACCG AGGTTTCGATGGAGACTGCAGAGGTCCGGCTAAACTTTTCGCCAAATCTAAATATGACTTTGTGGCAAGAAACAACACGGAGCTGTCTGTCCTCAAAGACGAGGTGGTCGAG GTTCTTGATGACAGGAAGCAGTGGTGGAAAGTCCGCAATGGTGCCGGGGCGTCCGGCTACGTGCCCAACAACATCCTGGAGGTCACCAAAGCAGTGGACATCACGGGCCGAGGAGAGCCCATCTACAGCCACACCATCCAG AAGCAGACTACGAAGACGGACTACATCCCCAGTAAACCTGTAGTAACGCCGATGCCGCCGGCCCCCACGCCGCCTCCTCCGGCCCCCAACAGGCTCCCCACGCCACCGCTGCCTCCCCCGGCTGCAGAAGCCGGCAGCAGCACGATCAGCCGCCAGAACAGCAGCACGTCCAGCGACAACGGCAGCATCGCCATCAGGGACCAGAACCACCAGAGACCTGCAGCCGGAACCC GCAGGAAATCGAACATGGAGGAGGTTCAGGACGAGCTGATGCACAGACTGACTTTGGGCCGCAGCGCTCAGAAGAAGCTCCCGGCTCCACCCCGCAGCAACAGCAACCTGCCGTCCATCAGCATCACCTATGACTCCTCACCTGAGGACGTCAGAACCTGGTTGGAGGCCAAAGGCTTCAGCCCAGT cacCATCACCAGCCTCGGCGTGCTGACCGGGGCTCAGCTCTTTTCTCTCAACAAAGAGGAGCTGAAGACGGTTTGTCCTGACGACGGAGCTCGAGTCTACAGTCAGGTCACGGTGCAGAAGGCTGCGCTCGAG AAGAGTTCAGGCTCTGAGCTCGAGGAGATCATGAGGAGGCGGCAGGAGAAACTGGCAGCCAGCACCTGTGATTCAGGGGTGGAGTCTTTTGATGAAGGCAGCACCCACTGA
- the eps8a gene encoding epidermal growth factor receptor kinase substrate 8a isoform X5 — protein sequence MNGYETPVLASGIFGSYSSHVNGHGSHSPEPPKNKAKSSAKALYGHFNLSLDKWNQSFKQRKHYTKTSINSLTDTSQYQVEHLTTFVLDRKDGMITVDDGIRRLRLLDAKGKVWTQEMLLQVEEKSVSLIDQETKNELENFPIGTIQHCQAVTNACSYDSILALVCKESGQTKPDLHLFQCDDIKATLVHADIDSAMTDAKGGKVKKRPETLKMILKSDGVIPPPPAAPAPEPPASSAQVDVKSRAAAWSAWTSEQQDPDEKQRQTTEEDGPVEMTAARVDRDVQILNHILDDIEFFVTKLQKAAEAFTELSKRKKIKKGKKRGPGEGVLTLRSRPPGEDEFIDCLQKFKHAFNQLGKLKDHIQNPSAVDLVHFLFSPLRMVIQASGSVDLARSVVVPLLTREAIDFLHSSGTAEERHLWVTLGDGWTKCRLEWPKDHYFAPCVLKFRDGWEPPALPVVTASREQELTQLAESLTNAEVQRQDELQLRLAQEQSAVQMFPPADGYAFTNTTYKRMQILDQDTAMAAFKQAVSRHVDRGFDGDCRGPAKLFAKSKYDFVARNNTELSVLKDEVVEVLDDRKQWWKVRNGAGASGYVPNNILEVTKAVDITGRGEPIYSHTIQQTTKTDYIPSKPVVTPMPPAPTPPPPAPNRLPTPPLPPPAAEAGSSTISRQNSSTSSDNGSIAIRDQNHQRPAAGTRRKSNMEEVQDELMHRLTLGRSAQKKLPAPPRSNSNLPSISITYDSSPEDVRTWLEAKGFSPVTITSLGVLTGAQLFSLNKEELKTVCPDDGARVYSQVTVQKAALEKSSGSELEEIMRRRQEKLAASTCDSGVESFDEGSTH from the exons ATGAACGGATACGAGACTCCAGTTCTGGCCTCTGGGATCTTCGGCTCCTACAGCTCACACGTCAA CGGCCATGGCTCTCACTCTCCTGAGCCTCCTAAAAACAAAGCCAAGTCCAGTGCCAAAGCTCTGTACG GTCACTTTAATCTTTCCTTGGACAAATGGAACCAAAGTTTCa AACAAAGGAAACATTACACCAAAACCAGCATCAACAGCCTGACGGACACGTCGCAGTACCAGGTGGAG CATCTGACCACATTTGTGTTGGACCGTAAAGACGGGATGATCACCGTGGACGATGGGATCAGACGTCTTCGTCTGCTGGACGCTAAAGGGAAAGTCTGGACTCAGgagatgctgctgcaggtggaggAGAAAAGTGTCAGCCTCATCGACCAGGAGACGAAG AACGAGTTGGAGAACTTCCCCATCGGGACCATCCAGCACTGTCAGGCTGTGACCAACGCCTGCAGCTACGACTCCATCCTGGCTCTGGTGTGTAAAGAGTCGGGTCAGACTAAGCCAGACCTCCACCTGTTCCAGTGTGATGACATCAAG GCCACTCTGGTCCACGCAGACATAGACAGTGCCATGACCGACGCCAAAGGAGGCAAAGTGAAGAAGCGACCAGAGACTCTGAA GATGATCCTGAAGAGTGACGGGGTCATCCCCCCTCCCCCAGCAGCTCCCGCCCCTGAACCCCCGGCGTCGTCCGCTCAGGTGGACGTAAAGAGCCGAGCGGCGGCCTGGTCGGCCTGGACCAGTGAGCAGCAAGACC cagatgagaagcagagacagacgacagaagAGGACGGGCCGGTGGAGATGACGGCAGCCAGAGTGGACCGAGACGTG caaaTCCTGAACCACATCCTGGATGACATCGAGTTCTTCGTCACCAAACTTCAAAAGGCTGCCGAGGCTTTTACCGAGCTCTCCAAGAGGAAGAAGATCAAGAAAGGCAAAAAGAGAGGTCCAGGAG AGGGGGTCCTGACTCTTCGCTCCAGACCTCCGGGGGAGGACGAGTTCATCGACTGTCTGCAGAAGTTCAAACACGCCTTCAACCAGCTG GGGAAACTGAAGGACCACATCCAGAACCCCAGCGCTGTGGACCTGGTTCACTTCCTGTTCAGCCCCCTCAGGATG GTGATCCAGGCGTCGGGCAGCGTGGATCTGGCTCGCAGCGTCGTGGTTCCCCTGCTGACCAGAGAGGCCATCGACTTCCTCCACTCCTCAGGAACAGCTGAGGAGAGACACCTGTGGGTCACTCTGGGAGACGGGTGGACAAAGTGCAG GTTGGAGTGGCCCAAGGACCATTACTTTGCTCCCTGCGTGCTGAAGTTTCGTGACGGCTGGGAGCCTCCTGCGTTACCAGTGGTGACTGCGAGTCGGGAACAGGAGCTGACCCAGCTGGCCGAGAGCCTTACCAACGCTGAGGTCCAGAGACAAGACGAGCTGCAGCTCAGACTGGCCCAGGAG cagtcgGCGGTGCAGATGTTCCCTCCTGCAGATGGGTACGCCTTCACCAACACCACCTACAAACGCATGCAGATCCTGGATCAGGACACGGCCATGGCTGCATTTAAACAGGCTGTCAGCCGCCATGTCGACCG AGGTTTCGATGGAGACTGCAGAGGTCCGGCTAAACTTTTCGCCAAATCTAAATATGACTTTGTGGCAAGAAACAACACGGAGCTGTCTGTCCTCAAAGACGAGGTGGTCGAG GTTCTTGATGACAGGAAGCAGTGGTGGAAAGTCCGCAATGGTGCCGGGGCGTCCGGCTACGTGCCCAACAACATCCTGGAGGTCACCAAAGCAGTGGACATCACGGGCCGAGGAGAGCCCATCTACAGCCACACCATCCAG CAGACTACGAAGACGGACTACATCCCCAGTAAACCTGTAGTAACGCCGATGCCGCCGGCCCCCACGCCGCCTCCTCCGGCCCCCAACAGGCTCCCCACGCCACCGCTGCCTCCCCCGGCTGCAGAAGCCGGCAGCAGCACGATCAGCCGCCAGAACAGCAGCACGTCCAGCGACAACGGCAGCATCGCCATCAGGGACCAGAACCACCAGAGACCTGCAGCCGGAACCC GCAGGAAATCGAACATGGAGGAGGTTCAGGACGAGCTGATGCACAGACTGACTTTGGGCCGCAGCGCTCAGAAGAAGCTCCCGGCTCCACCCCGCAGCAACAGCAACCTGCCGTCCATCAGCATCACCTATGACTCCTCACCTGAGGACGTCAGAACCTGGTTGGAGGCCAAAGGCTTCAGCCCAGT cacCATCACCAGCCTCGGCGTGCTGACCGGGGCTCAGCTCTTTTCTCTCAACAAAGAGGAGCTGAAGACGGTTTGTCCTGACGACGGAGCTCGAGTCTACAGTCAGGTCACGGTGCAGAAGGCTGCGCTCGAG AAGAGTTCAGGCTCTGAGCTCGAGGAGATCATGAGGAGGCGGCAGGAGAAACTGGCAGCCAGCACCTGTGATTCAGGGGTGGAGTCTTTTGATGAAGGCAGCACCCACTGA
- the eps8a gene encoding epidermal growth factor receptor kinase substrate 8a isoform X10, which translates to MNGYETPVLASGIFGSYSSHVNGHGSHSPEPPKNKAKSSAKALYGHFNLSLDKWNQSFKQRKHYTKTSINSLTDTSQYQVEHLTTFVLDRKDGMITVDDGIRRLRLLDAKGKVWTQEMLLQVEEKSVSLIDQETKNELENFPIGTIQHCQAVTNACSYDSILALVCKESGQTKPDLHLFQCDDIKATLVHADIDSAMTDAKGGKVKKRPETLKMILKSDGVIPPPPAAPAPEPPASSAQVDVKSRAAAWSAWTSEQQDPDEKQRQTTEEDGPVEMTAARVDRDVQILNHILDDIEFFVTKLQKAAEAFTELSKRKKIKKGKKRGPGEGVLTLRSRPPGEDEFIDCLQKFKHAFNQLGKLKDHIQNPSAVDLVHFLFSPLRMVIQASGSVDLARSVVVPLLTREAIDFLHSSGTAEERHLWVTLGDGWTKCRLEWPKDHYFAPCVLKFRDGWEPPALPVVTASREQELTQLAESLTNAEVQRQDELQLRLAQESAVQMFPPADGGFDGDCRGPAKLFAKSKYDFVARNNTELSVLKDEVVEVLDDRKQWWKVRNGAGASGYVPNNILEVTKAVDITGRGEPIYSHTIQKQTTKTDYIPSKPVVTPMPPAPTPPPPAPNRLPTPPLPPPAAEAGSSTISRQNSSTSSDNGSIAIRDQNHQRPAAGTRRKSNMEEVQDELMHRLTLGRSAQKKLPAPPRSNSNLPSISITYDSSPEDVRTWLEAKGFSPVTITSLGVLTGAQLFSLNKEELKTVCPDDGARVYSQVTVQKAALEKSSGSELEEIMRRRQEKLAASTCDSGVESFDEGSTH; encoded by the exons ATGAACGGATACGAGACTCCAGTTCTGGCCTCTGGGATCTTCGGCTCCTACAGCTCACACGTCAA CGGCCATGGCTCTCACTCTCCTGAGCCTCCTAAAAACAAAGCCAAGTCCAGTGCCAAAGCTCTGTACG GTCACTTTAATCTTTCCTTGGACAAATGGAACCAAAGTTTCa AACAAAGGAAACATTACACCAAAACCAGCATCAACAGCCTGACGGACACGTCGCAGTACCAGGTGGAG CATCTGACCACATTTGTGTTGGACCGTAAAGACGGGATGATCACCGTGGACGATGGGATCAGACGTCTTCGTCTGCTGGACGCTAAAGGGAAAGTCTGGACTCAGgagatgctgctgcaggtggaggAGAAAAGTGTCAGCCTCATCGACCAGGAGACGAAG AACGAGTTGGAGAACTTCCCCATCGGGACCATCCAGCACTGTCAGGCTGTGACCAACGCCTGCAGCTACGACTCCATCCTGGCTCTGGTGTGTAAAGAGTCGGGTCAGACTAAGCCAGACCTCCACCTGTTCCAGTGTGATGACATCAAG GCCACTCTGGTCCACGCAGACATAGACAGTGCCATGACCGACGCCAAAGGAGGCAAAGTGAAGAAGCGACCAGAGACTCTGAA GATGATCCTGAAGAGTGACGGGGTCATCCCCCCTCCCCCAGCAGCTCCCGCCCCTGAACCCCCGGCGTCGTCCGCTCAGGTGGACGTAAAGAGCCGAGCGGCGGCCTGGTCGGCCTGGACCAGTGAGCAGCAAGACC cagatgagaagcagagacagacgacagaagAGGACGGGCCGGTGGAGATGACGGCAGCCAGAGTGGACCGAGACGTG caaaTCCTGAACCACATCCTGGATGACATCGAGTTCTTCGTCACCAAACTTCAAAAGGCTGCCGAGGCTTTTACCGAGCTCTCCAAGAGGAAGAAGATCAAGAAAGGCAAAAAGAGAGGTCCAGGAG AGGGGGTCCTGACTCTTCGCTCCAGACCTCCGGGGGAGGACGAGTTCATCGACTGTCTGCAGAAGTTCAAACACGCCTTCAACCAGCTG GGGAAACTGAAGGACCACATCCAGAACCCCAGCGCTGTGGACCTGGTTCACTTCCTGTTCAGCCCCCTCAGGATG GTGATCCAGGCGTCGGGCAGCGTGGATCTGGCTCGCAGCGTCGTGGTTCCCCTGCTGACCAGAGAGGCCATCGACTTCCTCCACTCCTCAGGAACAGCTGAGGAGAGACACCTGTGGGTCACTCTGGGAGACGGGTGGACAAAGTGCAG GTTGGAGTGGCCCAAGGACCATTACTTTGCTCCCTGCGTGCTGAAGTTTCGTGACGGCTGGGAGCCTCCTGCGTTACCAGTGGTGACTGCGAGTCGGGAACAGGAGCTGACCCAGCTGGCCGAGAGCCTTACCAACGCTGAGGTCCAGAGACAAGACGAGCTGCAGCTCAGACTGGCCCAGGAG tcgGCGGTGCAGATGTTCCCTCCTGCAGATGG AGGTTTCGATGGAGACTGCAGAGGTCCGGCTAAACTTTTCGCCAAATCTAAATATGACTTTGTGGCAAGAAACAACACGGAGCTGTCTGTCCTCAAAGACGAGGTGGTCGAG GTTCTTGATGACAGGAAGCAGTGGTGGAAAGTCCGCAATGGTGCCGGGGCGTCCGGCTACGTGCCCAACAACATCCTGGAGGTCACCAAAGCAGTGGACATCACGGGCCGAGGAGAGCCCATCTACAGCCACACCATCCAG AAGCAGACTACGAAGACGGACTACATCCCCAGTAAACCTGTAGTAACGCCGATGCCGCCGGCCCCCACGCCGCCTCCTCCGGCCCCCAACAGGCTCCCCACGCCACCGCTGCCTCCCCCGGCTGCAGAAGCCGGCAGCAGCACGATCAGCCGCCAGAACAGCAGCACGTCCAGCGACAACGGCAGCATCGCCATCAGGGACCAGAACCACCAGAGACCTGCAGCCGGAACCC GCAGGAAATCGAACATGGAGGAGGTTCAGGACGAGCTGATGCACAGACTGACTTTGGGCCGCAGCGCTCAGAAGAAGCTCCCGGCTCCACCCCGCAGCAACAGCAACCTGCCGTCCATCAGCATCACCTATGACTCCTCACCTGAGGACGTCAGAACCTGGTTGGAGGCCAAAGGCTTCAGCCCAGT cacCATCACCAGCCTCGGCGTGCTGACCGGGGCTCAGCTCTTTTCTCTCAACAAAGAGGAGCTGAAGACGGTTTGTCCTGACGACGGAGCTCGAGTCTACAGTCAGGTCACGGTGCAGAAGGCTGCGCTCGAG AAGAGTTCAGGCTCTGAGCTCGAGGAGATCATGAGGAGGCGGCAGGAGAAACTGGCAGCCAGCACCTGTGATTCAGGGGTGGAGTCTTTTGATGAAGGCAGCACCCACTGA